In Panicum virgatum strain AP13 chromosome 5K, P.virgatum_v5, whole genome shotgun sequence, the genomic window CTTGACGAAATATTGGCCGTAAGTTTCCGGCTGTTTACTTCTGATTCGGATCAATTGAACGCCGCACACCGAGCACATCGCAAGTTGGGACATCGGCGCCCTGTGCATCCCCCAATTTGTGGAGCTGCTTGAGCCCGACGGCTGCATCTTCCACCACCTCCAGGGGCGAGCGGCAACGCTGGCCAGTCGGTGctgccaggcggcggcggctgcgcgagCAAGCACAGCCGCGGGGAGGCCTGGGCGCGGGCAGCCGGCGACGCTGCCAGGCCGGGGTGCGCACCGACGGCTACGGCCCTTTCCTCCCGGCGACGCGAGCAGGAGGGCGAGAacgggaaggcggcggcgcgagtagGCGGGGGGCGCTGTCAGGATGGGCCATCTTCCCGCGGCGCCGCGGGTCCACGGCCGCGCGGGTCGTCGGCGGCGCGAGCAGCCGGGGGGAGCACGATCAGGCGACCGGCGTGGCCAGGCTCGGGCACCAGGACGCGGCAGCGCGACCAGGTCAGCAGAGCACGGGAAGGTGGAGGCGCGGCCACCCGCCGGCGGGAGCAGGAGGCTGGGAGCGAGGGCAGGCCGGTGGCGTCGGACCCCTGCGGTCGCGGACGGGGAACGGGAGGACGAGGCACAGCCGCACGGGCGGAGCCTTATCCACGGGCAGAGCCTCATCCAGGCGGGTCCAAAGGCAATACGGGAACATACGACAATACCTGACCTAACAGGTGGGCCATGTACGTGGGAGAGGTACATAATGGCTTGGCTGTGGTAGATGGAGAATTGTAATGGTGTTTTTCTAATTACCTGAATTTCAATGGCGTATCTCCAAACTGTGAGAATTGTAATGGCTTCTTTCCAATTTTCCCTTGGGACTAggagtaagagcatctccaggagTTTGCTAAATGAGGTTGGTATTCTAGAAAATTtggtaaaataaaaaaatttcgtCTCCAATAATTTAGGAAACAAGATTGGCAGTTTTAGCAACTTGGCATTCCCCCCTCCCGCACGTGCATCTTTACGCGCGCGTATTCGGCTGCGCATCGCGGCATCGCGCGCCGGCACTGGACTTCCCGCGCGCTGAGGAAACTTTCTCGCCTATTTCCCACGCCAAGCCTACATCCCGCCGCCTCCTTGGTCGCGATTTTTTTCTCATGGCGCGACCGTCCAGTTCCATCGCCAAGGCCGCCTCCTCCCCAGCAGATCCCGACGCTCTCCTCGCCAAGGCCGCCAGGTCTCAGGTTCGTTCTTCccccatgattttttttctctcgtcATGGCCAATCAGTTCCCTGCCTCCATGATTTTTTCCTCCTTGGCCGCTGTTGGTAGTCATGGTGGTGCCCTTGATCAGGTAGTCAATCTAGGGTTCACATGTTCCAGTGGTGGTGGCCTTGATCTGTAATTGCTGCTGCCCTGTAAATTGCTGCTCACGCCTTGATCAGGGATCTGAAAGTGTCTTGGGTATGATCCATCTTCGACGAAAAATTTCAGGGGTGTATGTTGGATTAACCGCCAAATAATCTTGAAACATCCTTTCGTGGTCGCCTTTTCTGTCCCGGTAAAGAACTCTATGGCCAAGGACAGAGCCACCATGACTTCTTTTGGCATTGGAATAAGTATGCACAATTTGAGCAGCTGAGAATATCACATAGTCATCGTCATCGGATGATGAATCATCCAATTCTCTTTGAACAAGGGACCTCTTCAAAGGCATGATCAATCGGCTGGAGATAGGAGATCACGATGATTTAGTATTCCGTGGTAAAGCCAACCCCTCCACGCGTTAGCAAGGAGGCAGAGTGCAACTCAGCAGGCAATTTAAATGGCTAGAGTGAGACGTCTTTCACTCTTATAATAATATTCACCACGGAATCTACGCTAGGCGCTATATCCAAAGCTATATGCAAGAACGAGATCAATCAGCGTTATGGAGAAGATGCTGACCTGGTgggaggaggagatggccgGCCGGAGTAGATGATGGCCACCGGCGTTGGAGTCCGCGGCGACGACGGGACGAcgacgcggcgcgcggcgacgggATGTGAAGCGGCATAGTCGGTAGTTGATTAGGTATTTTTATGGGCCTCTTTTTTAGTTTTATCAAGCCCAAATGGCAAATTTTTAGAGatagtctttttttttaatttggcaTATATTTTAGCAAGTTGTCAAATCCCAAGATTTGCCAAGTTAAATTTGGCAAacacttggagatgctcttaaggTAGTGTTTAGTtctattttccaaaatttttggaaacggAATCTTGGCAtttagaagtactaaatgaaatctatttataaaactttttacacggatgagttctaaatcgcgagacgaatctaacgagactaattaatctatcattaaagattatttactgtagcacgacgtTGTCCAATCATgacctaattaggtttaaaaaattcgtctcgaaaTTACACCTGGGGTTATAGAatgggttttgtcagttatccataCTTAagacttctaattagtggtcaaacgtttGAAATTACTAtagcgttggaatttttttggaattttaagaaactaaacacggcctaagcaGACGAGAGGAGACCTAACGGAACGGAACCAACTCGCCGATCAGGCGATCACGAtgagatttttttaattttatttatgtCTCCTTCTAGAAGCGGAGATGACGATAAGATATTCTCTTTTTGTTCGTGGGCGGAGGGGCCTGCGCTTCATGTGCTGGACCGCATGGATGTAGTCAAGCCCAGCCTGCTGCTGTGTTTTTTCGCGGCCCAGCTAATAATATACATGACCTTTTGAGCTGGGCACCGATACCAACTCTTCCAAATCACGGCCTGTTTGGAGAATGGGTCTTGGATCGAGAACCTGTTGTTAGATGGatccaatttaatttattttttcctcTAAGAAAAAAGATGGATGGTCTCACAACTCAAGAGTGAAAGGGTACTGATTACGAGAGTTCTGGTTCGACTTTTCATGGGAGCGAATATTTCAAAATTTAACGACGTTGTGTATTAAGTGGCAAGTGACATTTCTGTCGATAGCAAAGCGTTTATGGTGACTTTgtcaatctcgagaatttgcTGACTCAATCCGTAATTCTATTATGTTTTTGTGTTTCACTCGTTAAAATCGACGAGAGCAAGCCACTACAATGTTTTTGTTTTCTCGAGAATGTCGGGGGTGCGGTTGGGACTCGGGAATTGGGACTACTACAATTTGGGAGGTATGGTGGTGCTAGTACCTAGACTGGACAAGCAGCTCAAAGGTATAATGGCTACTACAATGTTTTACTTCCCGAAGGCAATTTTAAACTCCCCGCAAAACACTAGTCGAATTTAAACCAACAATCCAGCCTTACCCGGAAAGGAAAACTAACAACCTCTACCAAAGCCACGCACCGTAGCTTTGCAAAGCCGGGGCTAAAGGTTCGGAACTATCTGGAATGACAGGCAGGAGCCGAGGAGCATGACAGGCGAGCTGTTAACTTAATTCCGACTGGTAACCTGATTCCTGATGGTCCAAAGCTGTTATCCTAGTAATATCCTAGTCACCGAGATGAGAGGCTATGCATGGGAGGACGGGGAATTCCCGGACGCAACGCTTGGCAGCCCGTAAAAGGAGACGCTCCCGTGCAGAGCAAGCGAGCGATGGAGCGGCGTGCAGCGACGCGCCACCACCCTACACGCACGCTCACCAAACCGCGAAGAGACCTAACGACGCACGGCGAGCTAGCTTGCGTTGGTAACCAGAGCTGGAGATTACAGCTAGCTCATGTTAATTTCGGCCGTttccattgttttttttttggcgtgATCGTGAGACGCAAGCGACACGGTCGACTAGCTGGCGAGATGGGGAGCGAGAACCAGCCGATCGGGCTGGTCCCTTGTCACCGTCCCCTTCCTGGAGATCGATCTGCTGCAGCGGCCATGGGCTCTTCACTATCCTCAGGCCAGAAATGGGAATTAATTCAGGGCGCACGCAACTGAAGAATGTGCCAGCGTAGTCGATTGGGATCGAATCGAATGTGGGAACCCTCATTATGGACTCTACTGGCCAGATTTTCAACTAGGGCTCTGCTTGCAGCATGGTAAATATAATAATAGTACTGGAGCACTTAACAagtttacgagacgaatctatgaTCTAAGTATCTAACAGCTCGTGTTCATGGATCTATGCGACAACCCAAGTGATAGCTTTGTTAATGATCAGTGATTGTTCATTCATACTACtactttttctttattttgcgATCCGGGGGGCGGAGCTAGAAACTCGACTTTTTTTTTACTGTATACAAAATCGAATCGTCTCCGTGCACACATATGTGTGGGCGTATGACCAATGCATGCTATCATTACGTGACTCACGATATGGATCCTAACCATGCTTTTCGATATCGAGCACGTACAATGTGCACCACcacgtactccctccgttctaaattataagtcatttcaagaattttggagagtcaaactatctcaaaatttgaccaaaattatataaaaaaatataaaaatttatgacatcaaataggtgcactataaaaatatagctaacaacgaatctaatgatacttaattggtaaaataaatattattatcttgtcatataaatttggtcaaacttgaaaaactttgactctccaagattcttggaatgacttataatttggaacggatagAGTAGTAGGTATACATACACCGTGATCAGGATTTCGTTTTTCGATTTCATTGGTCCCCGGTGAAAACACCGAAGATCATAAAACTTCAACCAAAATTTGGTTTCTATAAACAGACTAACATTTTGggcaaaaaataattttgatcATGGCTGGAAAGGCTGAAATTTTTCGAATTTTGCCGAGATTTCGAACACACGTCAGCATGCACCAACCATGCATATATCACGTATCAAGTATGTCCAATAGCGTGCTGTCACATGTACATCCCACTTTGCATTGTCATGCCCCGAAGCAAAGATTTTCGGAAAGCTAccgataacaaaaaaaaaaacgtttGGTGTCCTTGTTCTCTTGCTGCACCGGCTACCCTGCATGAAAATTACTAGCATATACACAAAGCTCTTACCAAGCAAACAcgtttactttttttttccgaAAGAAGCAGCTTTGGTTTGGACACTTAAATTGCTGGGTTTGATTAATATAAAACAGGAGAGAAGAAATAAGCTAGGCATTGCAGTTAGCGTGCACACCAGTCTGCGATTGGCCCCGAGGCCGTTGCCGCGTCGCCTTTCGCGTCGCGCTGCGCGCCCACCCGACTCCCTTCACTCCCAAGCTAGTACTAGCGCCACCATACGCCCAAGTCCCAACCGCACCCCGCGACcgagagcgcgcgcgcgcgcgcggcgcacggACACGCTATAATACTCCCCCTCGATCGCCGGCTACCCGCTCCATCGCCGCGAGTCCCCCATTGGTCGCGTTCCCGCCGGCGAGAGCGGGCTCGGCATCCGCACCGCGCCAGCAgcatggccgcgccgccgccgctgctccggcattggcgccgcctcgccgtcatCGGCGCCCTCCTCgcgctccacctcgccgccgccgtcgcgcagtCGCCAGCGACGCCTGCTGCGCCCACGACCCCGGCAGCGCCAACGACCCCTGCTGCACCCACGACACCGGCCGCGCCGACGACCCCTGCTGCACCCACGACACCGGCCGCGCCGACGACACCGGCTGCGCCGACCACCCCTGCTGCACCCACGACCCCAGCTGCCCCGACGACACCGGCCGCGCCGACAACACCTGCTGCGCCCACGACACCGGCCGCACCGACGACGCCAGCGACGCCCGCGCCCACCGCAACCCCGGCCGCGCCAGCAaacccgccgccgaccccggcggcgcccgcgcccgcggccaccCCGGTCCCGCCgtcgaagccgccgccggccgcgcccgcggccgcgccggccaAGCCCCCGCCGGTGGTGACGCCGCCCCCCacagcgacgccgccgcccgccacgccgcccgcggtgctcccgcccgcggccgcgcctCCGCCGACGGCCACGCCCCCGGCCGAGGCTCCCGCGACGCTGCCCCCCGCCACGCCCCCGCCCGTGGCCGAGGCCCCCGcgacgctgccgccggccgaggCGCCGTCCAAGGGCAAGAACAAGcacaagaggaggaagaagcagcaCGGCAAGGAGGCCCCCGCGGAGGCGCCGCAGCCGCTGagcccgccggcgcccgcggcgccgtcgcccgccGATCTCGAGGACGTGTCCGGCCCCGCGCCGTCGGCGTTCGACGTGGTAATGCACGAATCACGACGCTACAAAACAAGATCCTCTTTCCTCTTATAGTAGTATATATAAAAAATCAATTGCCAATCACAATTCACAAATACTTTGCTTCTTCTTCCTGCAGAACGCGAGCAGCCGGCAGCGGCACCAGCACTGGGGCGTCCTCGTCCTGCAGACCGCCATGGCTGCGCTTTTGCTATCGCTAGCATGGTAAATCCCAGAGAGATTCATACGTGTATCAGTGTACCGGATGACGATTTAATTATTTCCGCTGTTGGTGTTCGTGTTGTACCATCATAGACCGGTGAGATTACCTGCGGGATCTGTCATAGGAACCATTGGATTCTGGCTTGTGATAAATTTTTGACATGTTTTGTAtccattttttttccatttatcTTGGAATAAAGGCTCACATTTGGTCAGACAAAACACAGCGAAACGCGACGGCTCTTCTTTATTTACACCTTGACGCATCTAGGAACGAACAAATGATTTCAGAATCTTGGGTTATACAGAGATGCCGTTCCCTGGAGGAACTACGCCGTAAACAGCTAAGGTTCTGAACAGTTCTCCACCTCTTGAGTTCTTCTtcactttgaaaaaaaaatccagcaGAACGCTGAAGAAACAAGTCGGTTTGGTCTCTAGTCATGGTCAGTAGTGCATTAGTCCTCGTCCTCTTCGTGGAAAGGCAGTGGAACCGTATTTACCGCCCGAAACTTGCCCGCATTGTTCAGATGCTCattctccaacctgaaaagttTCAATTTGGTTGAGTCGCT contains:
- the LOC120706241 gene encoding lysine-rich arabinogalactan protein 19-like — its product is MAAPPPLLRHWRRLAVIGALLALHLAAAVAQSPATPAAPTTPAAPTTPAAPTTPAAPTTPAAPTTPAAPTTPAAPTTPAAPTTPAAPTTPAAPTTPAAPTTPAAPTTPATPAPTATPAAPANPPPTPAAPAPAATPVPPSKPPPAAPAAAPAKPPPVVTPPPTATPPPATPPAVLPPAAAPPPTATPPAEAPATLPPATPPPVAEAPATLPPAEAPSKGKNKHKRRKKQHGKEAPAEAPQPLSPPAPAAPSPADLEDVSGPAPSAFDVNASSRQRHQHWGVLVLQTAMAALLLSLAW